One segment of Tetrapisispora phaffii CBS 4417 chromosome 1, complete genome DNA contains the following:
- the TPHA0A00980 gene encoding 3'-5'-exodeoxyribonuclease (similar to Saccharomyces cerevisiae YBL055C; ancestral locus Anc_7.373) — MFCIQRFAKAIAIPKMTRPLYYDIGFNITDQMYKGIYNGSAKHESDLACVLERAQARGVGAALITGSSVSESKDAIALINKYRNPEVAMNLYYTVGVHPCSVNEFGQDAYSTMDNPTHDEAHNESLYEGVIMADSELHSIAKARLAELYNLYAEVLKDTNFRAVGEIGMDYDRLYYSSKDMQKLFFEEQLKLSCLPGLAQKPLFLHMRNCCDDFIQILSKFIDGFIDTADYFNIKGLVKTNNDIHYKFDATRKFVVHSFTGSLSDMDRILQLSSNAFIGMNGASLRDEENIKCAELVPIERLLIETDAPWCSIRPTHASYRYLQAPDKVTSAIYVSPFKSVKKEKVPKLNEDELKVTMVKGRNEPCTMEEVAIVISNVKNLTLDEFNKIVWETSCNVYGH, encoded by the coding sequence ATGTTTTGCATACAACGGTTCGCCAAGGCTATTGCTATCCCTAAGATGACTCGTCCTCTATATTACGATATTGGTTTTAACATCACTGACCAGATGTATAAAGGCATCTACAACGGCTCGGCGAAACATGAGTCGGATCTGGCGTGTGTGCTAGAGAGAGCTCAGGCGAGAGGTGTCGGGGCAGCATTGATAACTGGCTCGTCTGTTTCGGAGTCCAAGGATGCAATCGCATTGATAAACAAGTATCGAAATCCAGAGGTCGCCATGAACTTGTACTACACCGTCGGTGTGCATCCATGTTCTGTCAATGAGTTCGGACAAGACGCTTACTCAACAATGGATAACCCAACCCATGATGAGGCGCATAATGAGTCGCTTTATGAAGGCGTCATCATGGCTGACAGCGAGTTGCATTCTATAGCGAAGGCAAGGTTGGCTGAGTTGTATAATTTGTACGCCGAGGTATTGAAGGATACGAATTTCAGGGCAGTGGGTGAGATCGGGATGGACTATGATAGACTGTATTACTCGTCTAAGGATATGCAGAAGCTCTTTTTCGAAGAGCAATTGAAATTGAGTTGTCTTCCTGGGCTGGCTCAGAAACCACTGTTCTTGCATATGAGGAATTGTTGTGATGATTTTATCCAGATTCTATCGAAATTTATAGATGGTTTCATTGATACAGCGGATTACTTCAACATTAAGGGATTAGTTAAAACAAATAACGatattcattataaatTCGATGCCACTAGGAAATTCGTCGTGCATTCTTTCACAGGCTCACTATCCGATATGGACAGAATCTTGCAATTGTCATCGAATGCATTCATTGGGATGAACGGCGCCTCCCTACGTGATGAAGAGAACATCAAATGTGCAGAACTTGTACCAATAGAGAGACTATTGATCGAAACCGACGCACCCTGGTGTTCAATACGCCCTACGCATGCATCTTATAGGTATTTACAGGCTCCTGATAAAGTAACATCAGCTATTTATGTATCACCTTTTAAATCAgtaaagaaagagaaagtTCCAAAACTTAATGAGGATGAATTAAAAGTTACAATGGTCAAAGGAAGAAACGAACCTTGCACTATGGAGGAAGTTGCAATTGTGATCTCgaatgttaaaaatttgaCTCTCGATGAGTTTAATAAAATCGTATGGGAAACTTCATGTAATGTTTACGGTCattga
- the TPHA0A00950 gene encoding uncharacterized protein (similar to Saccharomyces cerevisiae YBL059W and YER093C-A; ancestral locus Anc_7.381) has protein sequence MALSNCSIDEFGARYRERRRYQMMKFFGFSIMTLLLCRVSINKVKASVVKPSYFELNYSTVAGPGDLRKNLLSSMLLASGITVGVFGMLVNGSCWTWDISNLTEFRKYKGIASSLEDNGTSPIKRFTNLPLVNEEMQEVYDAVDRALQKL, from the coding sequence ATGGCACTTTCCAATTGCAGTATTGATGAGTTTGGTGCGCGATATCGGGAGAGAAGAAGATACCAGATGATGAAGTTTTTTGGCTTCTCTATAATGACTCTGCTGCTCTGCAGGGTTAGTATCAACAAGGTTAAAGCCAGTGTAGTTAAGCCAAGTTACTTTGAGTTGAATTACTCGACAGTGGCTGGACCGGGGGACCTGAGGAAGAATCTCTTGAGTTCCATGCTGTTAGCGTCGGGAATTACAGTTGGTGTGTTTGGGATGCTTGTGAATGGGAGCTGTTGGACGTGGGATATTTCGAACTTAACAGAGTTTCGCAAATACAAAGGTATAGCCAGCTCGTTGGAGGACAATGGGACGAGCCCCATCAAGAGGTTTACCAACCTGCCTTTAGTCAACGAGGAGATGCAAGAGGTGTATGATGCTGTGGACCGCGCTCTACAGAAGCTCTGA
- the ARP2 gene encoding actin-related protein 2 (similar to Saccharomyces cerevisiae ARP2 (YDL029W); ancestral locus Anc_3.161) translates to MDPHSPIVLDQGTGFVKIGRAGENFPDHTFPSIVGRPILRAEERGNLNIPLKDVMIGEEASAVRSYLQISYPMENGIIKNWTDMELLWDYAFYEQMKLPSTSGGKVLLTEPPLNPLKNREKMCEVMFEKYDFGGVYVAIQAVLALYAQGLSSGVVIDSGDGVTHIVPVYESVVLNHLTRRLDVAGRDVTRHLIDLLSRRGYAFNRTADFETVRQIKEKLCYVSYDLELDTKLARETTTLVENYELPDGRVIKVGQERFEAAECLFQPNLVDVESAGVGELLFNTIQSADIDVRSSLYKAIVLSGGSSMYPGLPSRIEKELKQLWYTRVLNNDPARLDKFKVRIEDPPRRKHMVFIGGAVLASIMADKDHMWLSKQEWAESGPAAMAKFGPR, encoded by the coding sequence atgGATCCACATAGCCCAATTGTTTTAGATCAAGGTACTGGTTTTGTTAAGATTGGTCGTGCTGGTGAGAATTTCCCAGATCATACTTTCCCATCCATTGTTGGTAGACCGATCCTGAGAGCTGAAGAACGTGGGAATCTTAATATCCCTTTGAAAGATGTCATGATTGGTGAAGAAGCTAGTGCTGTTAGATCTTATCTACAAATTTCATATCCTATGGAAAATGGTATTATCAAGAACTGGACCGATATGGAGTTGTTATGGGATTATGCATTTTATGAACAGATGAAGTTACCAAGCACATCCGGTGGTAAAGTTTTACTAACCGAACCACCTTTAAATCCATTGAAGAATAGAGAGAAGATGTGTGAAGTAATGTTTGAAAAGTATGATTTTGGTGGTGTGTATGTTGCAATCCAAGCCGTGTTAGCTTTATACGCACAAGGTTTGTCTTCGGGTGTTGTGATAGACTCCGGTGACGGTGTTACACATATTGTCCCAGTTTATGAGTCTGTCGTGTTAAATCATCTAACTAGACGATTAGACGTTGCTGGTAGAGATGTTACAAGACATTTGATTGACTTGTTGTCTCGTCGTGGTTATGCATTCAATAGAACTGCTGATTTTGAAACAGTTCGtcaaattaaagaaaagcTGTGTTATGTTTCTTATGATTTGGAATTAGATACTAAATTAGCAAGAGAAACAACAACTTTAGTCGAAAACTACGAGTTACCAGATGGTAGAGTCATTAAAGTTGGTCAAGAAAGATTTGAAGCCGCAGAATGTTTGTTCCAACCTAATCTTGTAGATGTTGAAAGTGCAGGTGTCGGTGAACTCTTATTTAATACAATTCAATCAGCTGATATCGATGTTAGAAGCTCATTGTACAAAGCCATTGTTTTATCTGGTGGTTCTAGTATGTATCCAGGTCTTCCTTCCAGaatagaaaaagaattaaagCAGTTATGGTACACTAGAGTATTAAACAATGACCCTGCAAGACTAGATAAATTTAAGGTCAGAATCGAAGATCCTCCAAGAAGAAAACATATGGTGTTTATCGGTGGTGCAGTTTTAGCTAGCATCATGGCTGATAAAGACCACATGTGGTTATCTAAACAAGAATGGGCTGAATCCGGTCCTGCTGCTATGGCTAAATTTGGTCCAAGATAA
- the PTC3 gene encoding type 2C protein phosphatase PTC3 (similar to Saccharomyces cerevisiae PTC3 (YBL056W) and PTC2 (YER089C); ancestral locus Anc_7.374) produces MGQILSNPVTEKNEAQNGDVLTSYGFSDMQGWRMSMEDSHIADLNILSKLGQSPASKDHIAFYSIFDGHGGSNVSKFCGEKVVSILLGLPSFTENINNDSRKSFSDILVELYLNADIELLKDPVLKNDHSGCTATSILVSDLQKKIYCANSGDSRTVLSTDAAAKALSYDHKPTLASERSRIVAAKGFVEMDRVNGNLALSRALGDFEFKSNDELSAHEQIVTCVPDIAEHNIDYDNDEFVILACDGIWDCLTSQECVDLVHWGIKNTKLNLQEISSKIIDVCCAPTTEGTGIGCDNMSITIVALLKDGESTEQWFDRIRSKNHASHLSFGERKRAIFTYFQFPPFDPKVDINEDPAFDVTLKKPTESLDDHGAGDNKVAPNGRPRLGGPNGPVDLFSLEALLGASGIQLSPVSGGEDGDANSQFAQGTALSEMLASLTNAASAQAAASANTHCEGEDEDVELKDSDDKKFEEIN; encoded by the coding sequence ATGGGTCAAATACTTTCGAATCCAGTCACTGAGAAAAATGAAGCCCAGAACGGTGATGTTTTAACGTCGTATGGGTTCTCAGATATGCAAGGTTGGAGAATGTCTATGGAAGATTCTCACATTGCAGACTTGAATATCCTTTCGAAGCTGGGCCAAAGCCCAGCTTCTAAGGATCATATTGCATTCTACTCTATCTTCGATGGTCATGGCGGTTCCAATGTATCAAAGTTTTGTGGTGAAAAAGTTGTGAGTATCCTACTGGGATTGCCTTCTTTTActgaaaatatcaataacgACTCAAGGAAAAGTTTTAGTGACATTCTAGTCGAACTGTATTTGAACGCGGATATCGAATTGTTGAAAGATCCtgtattgaaaaatgacCATTCCGGTTGCACAGCTACGTCGATTCTAGTTTCAGATttgcaaaaaaaaatctatTGTGCAAATTCAGGTGATTCCAGGACTGTCTTGTCAACTGATGCCGCCGCTAAAGCCTTATCATACGATCATAAACCAACTCTAGCTTCCGAAAGATCAAGAATTGTCGCTGCAAAAGGTTTTGTCGAAATGGACAGAGTCAATGGTAATTTGGCGTTATCGAGAGCTTTAGGTgattttgaattcaaatcaaatgatgaattgTCTGCACACGAACAAATCGTTACTTGTGTCCCGGATATCGCAGAACATAATATCGATTATGACAATGATGAATTTGTCATCTTAGCTTGTGATGGTATCTGGGATTGTTTAACCTCCCAAGAATGTGTTGATTTGGTACATTGGGgtattaaaaatacaaaattaaaCTTACAAgaaatttcttcaaaaataattgatgtCTGTTGCGCTCCAACTACAGAGGGTACTGGTATTGGTTGTGATAACATGAGTATCACTATCGTGGCTTTGTTAAAGGATGGCGAATCCACCGAGCAATGGTTCGATAGAATAAGGAGCAAGAACCACGCCAGCCATCTCTCCTTCGGCGAAAGAAAAAGAGCTATCTTCACCTATTTCCAATTCCCACCATTCGATCCAAAGGTTGATATCAATGAGGATCCTGCTTTTGACGTCACTTTGAAGAAACCAACTGAGTCATTAGACGACCATGGCGCAGGTGACAATAAGGTTGCTCCAAACGGCAGACCACGTTTAGGCGGTCCAAACGGTCCGGTTGATTTATTCTCTTTGGAAGCTTTATTAGGCGCTAGTGGTATTCAGCTATCTCCAGTTAGCGGTGGCGAGGATGGTGATGCCAATTCCCAATTCGCTCAAGGTACTGCTTTATCTGAAATGTTGGCTTCTTTGACTAATGCCGCCTCTGCACAGGCTGCTGCCTCTGCTAATACGCATTGTGAAggtgaagatgaagatgtaGAGCTTAAAGACAGCGACGATAagaaatttgaagaaattaactaa
- the SKT5 gene encoding Skt5p (similar to Saccharomyces cerevisiae SKT5 (YBL061C) and SHC1 (YER096W); ancestral locus Anc_7.386) codes for MNFNGATNSILKDDHKIHPFKKIAMAHKDDTNEYVDLKNYQDSSINDSNYSLYKDNFSDDNSLSVRSNTDIDVNATSNGDIASSAVTSELNFKKPSVSNRHDRKRTKSMDLSHLYRKDEDSDSEFTATNEFIASASHEILQQQLDENPSALTPRLETIEMYRQNLKKSKDPIALFEFAQYMLQTALSMKSSDGAISNNGMNLQFNAEDGIDCMELRKQFLKESHHYLKKLASKGYVDAQYLLGDAYASGAFGKVDNKESFNQFRAAAKHGHVESAYRASYCLENGLGTTRDSKKSIDFLKFAATRNHQSSMFKLGLYSFYGRMGISDDITTKQNGIKWLSRAAARANKLTAAAPYELAKIYQRGFLDLIIPDEKYAVELYIQAASLGHTTSAVLLGQLYETGNSSIKQDVSLSVHYYTQAAMNGNPIGMMGLCAWYILGAEPAFAKDESEAYEWAYKAANCGYPKAQFTLGYFLEKGKGCEKDINNAWKWYEVAAKNNDPRAKRKLESRDQSTSSAQDVSLNERPHHERSRSTNTVNLFKSTTKELFNNLDSDEDKFTASVDEIVGSLSTPMEMNQDTYTSSPVKMNPSRSIPVDTLTSNNSTSSQNYFTNDIGNNSPRKQSSTTNIPVNSKSKFNTTSFSKKPISKSSNYGDVTKKKKNCLIM; via the coding sequence ATGAATTTCAATGGCGCTACAAATTCTATATTGAAAGATGACCACAAAATACATCCATTCAAGAAGATAGCAATGGCACACAAGGACGATACTAATGAATACgttgatttgaaaaattaccAGGACTCATCTATTAATGATAGCAATTATTCCTTGTACAAAGATAATTTCAGCGATGACAATAGCTTATCTGTTCGTTCAAATACGGATATAGACGTCAACGCTACGAGCAATGGAGATATTGCTTCCTCAGCAGTCACTTCAGAactaaattttaaaaagcCTTCTGTCTCTAACAGGCACGACAGGAAAAGAACAAAATCCATGGACTTATCACATTTGTACCGTAAGGATGAGGATTCAGATTCAGAATTCACAGCTacaaatgaatttataGCAAGTGCATCACATGAAATATTACAACAGCAGTTAGATGAAAACCCCTCTGCATTAACTCCAAGACTAGAGACTATTGAAATGTATAGacaaaatttgaaaaaatctAAAGATCCAATAgctttatttgaatttgcaCAATATATGTTACAAACTGCATTATCAATGAAATCTTCAGATGGTGCTATCTCAAACAATGGAATGAATTTACAATTCAATGCTGAGGATGGAATAGACTGTATGGAATTGAGAAAgcaatttttaaaagaatcgCATCACTATTTAAAAAAGCTGGCCTCGAAAGGTTACGTTGACGCTCAATATTTATTAGGTGATGCTTATGCATCAGGTGCTTTTGGGAAAGtagataataaagaatCATTTAATCAATTCCGTGCAGCTGCAAAGCATGGCCATGTTGAAAGTGCATATAGAGCCTCCTATTGTTTAGAAAATGGGCTGGGTACAACAAGGGATTCAAAAAAGTCAATTGATTTCTTGAAATTTGCAGCGACAAGAAACCATCAATCATCTATGTTTAAGTTAGgtttatattcattttatgGAAGAATGGGTATTTCTGATGATATCACTACAAAACAAAACGGTATCAAATGGTTATCCAGAGCTGCCGCCAGAGCTAATAAACTTACAGCCGCTGCTCCATATGAATTGGCAAAGATTTATCAAAGAGGTTTTTTAGATTTGATCATACCTGATGAAAAATATGCCGTTGAACTATACATCCAGGCTGCGTCATTGGGCCATACAACATCAGCCGTGCTACTGGGGCAATTGTACGAAACTGGGAATTCGTCTATAAAACAAGACGTTTCACTATCTGTTCATTATTATACCCAGGCAGCAATGAATGGCAATCCAATTGGTATGATGGGACTTTGTGCATGGTACATATTAGGTGCGGAACCTGCATTTGCTAAGGATGAATCAGAAGCATATGAATGGGCCTATAAAGCTGCCAATTGTGGCTACCCCAAAGCACAATTTACATTAGGATACTTTTTAGAAAAGGGGAAAGGATGTGAAAAGGATATAAATAATGCGTGGAAATGGTATGAGGTGGCAGCAAAAAACAATGATCCAAGAGCAAAAAGAAAACTGGAATCAAGAGATCAATCTACCTCCTCTGCACAAGATGTTAGTTTGAATGAAAGACCTCATCATGAGAGATCAAGGAGCACTAACACAGTAAATCTATTTAAATCCACCACAAAAGAActttttaacaatttaGATTCAGATGAGGACAAATTTACTGCATCTGTTGATGAAATTGTTGGTTCGTTAAGCACACCAATGGAAATGAACCAGGACACATATACATCTTCACCAGTAAAAATGAACCCAAGTAGATCAATACCTGTTGATACTCttacttcaaataatagCACTAGTAgtcaaaattattttacgAATGACATTGGGAATAATTCCCCAAGAAAGCAATCATCTACTACAAATATACCAGTAAACAGTAAAAGTAAATTTAATACtacatcattttcaaagaAGCCTATATCAAAGAGCTCAAACTATGGCGATGtaacaaagaaaaagaaaaattgtttaattatGTAA
- the PTH2 gene encoding aminoacyl-tRNA hydrolase (similar to Saccharomyces cerevisiae PTH2 (YBL057C); ancestral locus Anc_7.376) — MFRMCFCRLQRVEARPTWPPPGAEKMEVVMAVCISGRLGWGVTVTCESPPSHATPPPSMSKQSLLVLSTAAVSLATGVLIGSMLSKGNTRSHARPPARPPARTPANTTEQVPKAPVLAQSSSESEFETETESDYEIESLQLNDVPGEVRLALVIRQDLQMTKGKIAAQCCHAALQCFRNIAVNSEKISYNPVMTDRWLRNGQAKITLKCPDKELMDELFAKAISLGVNACVIHDAGRTQIEAGSATVLGLGPAPKQVLDLITGDLKLY, encoded by the coding sequence ATGTTCCGGATGTGTTTCTGTCGGTTGCAGCGGGTGGAGGCGCGCCCCACCTGGCCACCCCCAGGTGCTGAAAAGATGGAGGTGGTCATGGCTGTCTGTATATCTGGGCGTCTCGGTTGGGGGGTCACCGTGACCTGTGAATCTCCTCCATCGCACGCAACGCCCCCCCCTTCCATGTCGAAACAAAGTCTGCTTGTCTTGTCCACCGCCGCAGTGTCGCTGGCCACCGGCGTCCTCATCGGCTCTATGCTCTCGAAGGGCAACACACGCTCCCACGCCAGGCCACCCGCCAGGCCACCCGCCAGGACGCCTGCGAATACCACAGAACAGGTGCCTAAGGCACCTGTTCTGGCCCAGTCCTCCAGCGAGTCCGAGTTCGAAACAGAAACTGAGTCGGACTACGAGATCGAGTCGCTGCAGCTCAACGACGTGCCCGGCGAGGTCAGGCTGGCGTTGGTCATTCGCCAGGACCTCCAGATGACCAAGGGCAAGATCGCCGCCCAGTGCTGCCACGCCGCCCTCCAATGCTTCAGGAACATCGCCGTAAATTCAGAGAAAATATCATACAACCCAGTCATGACAGACCGTTGGCTGCGTAATGGACAGGCAAAGATCACCCTCAAGTGTCCAGACAAGGAGCTCATGGACGAACTGTTCGCAAAGGCCATCTCCCTGGGCGTCAATGCCTGCGTCATCCACGATGCAGGCAGAACACAGATCGAGGCCGGCAGTGCCACAGTCTTAGGTCTAGGTCCTGCTCCAAAACAGGTGCTGGACCTCATCACCGGCGACTTGAAGCTGTACTGA
- the CMC2 gene encoding Cmc2p (similar to Saccharomyces cerevisiae YBL059C-A; ancestral locus Anc_7.382), whose amino-acid sequence MHPQLEQKKFHSCLDFIEALDKCHQKGFYKRVFGVCNNEKDALTECLKEAKRQAVVSTIQEKKEKRKKVEEKWKQLEAAEFGEDMILKKIMEKHNISESDLIK is encoded by the exons ATGCATCCACAATtagaacaaaaaaaatttcatt CATGTTTGGATTTCATAGAGGCTCTAGATAAGTGCCACCAGAAAGGATTCTACAAAAGAGTGTTCGGTGTCTGTAACAATGAGAAAGATGCCCTGACTGAATGTTTGAAAGAAGCCAAAAGACAAGCTGTTGTCAGCACCATACAAGAGAAGAAGGAAAAACGTAAAAAAGTTGAGGAGAAATGGAAGCAGTTAGAAGCAGCAGAGTTTGGAGAAGAcatgatattgaagaaaatcaTGGAGAAACACAACATATCTGAATCAGATCTCATAAAATAG